The following is a genomic window from Hippoglossus stenolepis isolate QCI-W04-F060 chromosome 14, HSTE1.2, whole genome shotgun sequence.
AATTTAATATCTGCTTCAAAttcagtaaaagtaagtaaTTTGGAATATATTGAAAGTGAGTGAAGAGCATGATGATATTTAGAGGCATACTTGTCcgtttctgtgctgctgtgtaaaGTGAGGAACATGTTGATGTATTCCTTGCTGTAGCGTTCTTGAGTTTCACACTCCTCCTCGAAGATCCGAATGATTTCACTGAAAGCCTCGATGGCTGTCCGCTTGCTCTGCAGGTCCTCGGATGATAAAGAAACAAATCTGTAATATTCTGTATGTGTGCAGAGCCTTTGCAATCAAAGGCATGTTGCTCTTATCCAATAAcatcacacatttacatatttacagttaaaatatGCCTCATTGATTAGGCTGTTGTTTTACCTGGGAGGTTTTGTTGAACTCCTCAAACAGATGGTCATactctttgcttttttctttgtatcGATCCTGAAATATCCTCAGCTGTTCCCCAACTGCATCAATGTCAACTTCCATCACATCCTGCTGCTGTACAGACAAGACATTTAAGACAAAATCCAGTTTAAAGATCTGGTCTTATCGAAACTAACATGACACAAGGTTTGGGACTCCGactttgttattttcacatttgcGTAAATCTTAGATGGTTAAAAGCATCCGTGAACTGAACCTGAAATTAGCTTTCTTGTTCTTTATTCTTGTTACTAGTCTAATAAAGTCAAAGCCATCTGCTAATGGAACAAGCAAAACTGGGATCACTTTGAAGCAGAAAGGGGCATTGTGGccatttttccttttacttGACTGATTAGTAAAGTCCCCACAttgaaaaatattaatttgtaaGATAAGAGAGCTCACTACCCACCTGTTGGTATCTGGATATGGGGTAGAGTAGCCGTATGTCCAGTTTGGAATTGTACTGTGCTAGTGATTTGTTCTGGTAATACTGGATCAGGTGCACCACAGAGGAAAAGGCCAGTGGTTCAGAGAAGCCATATTTGCCCCCATGATGGAAAATCTTTATCAGTCTGTTGGAACCGTCTTTTCTGTTGAAGAGAAAAATATGCTGCAAAAATCCTcgcaaaaaataaagaaaccatGTCGAACAAAAACATGCATACTTGCCTATTAAAGTAGCTCAAGTTGAATCAAGAAGAAAACCTaattctttcctctcctcttgtcaTATCTTGTACGATTGGTCAAATCAACATTTCTACAGTTTTTACTGTGATTTATGAAGACTCATTCAATCAGGAATGTACAGAAAATATAATGGTACATACTCttatttttgtcaaatgttcTCATTAAACATTGTGGCTAGTGAAATTCCAAGTGATCTACAACCTTAACTAGTGTCTAGCAACAACCAACGGGTATGATTCAATAGGTCCAGCAGGGCTGTTGTGGGTGTGGGATATATTTAGTCTAATGTGGGCAGAAAAAGTCAGCATCATATCTACAGggtgaaattacatttatgtaaataaaatatctttattaCATGGTTTGACAGGTATACTGTTTAAACACCTAACCAAAGTTCTGCACAGAGCTACACCATGATGCTATCATCCGACCAAAACTGTATCATGTCTCAGTCCACATCAACACCTCGTCTACATGAGCTGCGAAGTGAAAGTAGCCAGTCAGCAGCTTTAGTCCTCAGTTACACTCTACACTGGATCAGTTCATCCACAGAACTGTTAGTAAGAGTTTCAACTACCAAAACAACGTTCGTACTTGTGCTTGCAAATGGGAAGAATGTACATTTAAGAACTAATAATAGCTTTGGGTCATAGAAGCAAGAGCTGCGTGTTTGGTGAGAGAGACGCTGTATAGACAGAATTGAATAAAGTTGGAGTTGGAGTGTGTCCTTTCCTTCAGACAGACGAAAGACGGATGACTGGAAAAATTTGACTGTGCAGACGGTGTAATGTTGCTTACTGCTGGAGTCTGCGCCAAATTCTAATCAACAAAGCTTTATATCTGAAACCTCAGGACATGTCTGTCTTCATTCAGCTAAAATTAGACAGAAATCAGGAAATGTATTAAGTTACACTTTAAAGCCagtaaaactaaatttaaattcTGAAACCAGTAAACTAAAGTGAGACTTTGAAACCAGTAAATAACAAACACTACTGTACAGAATGCTAATAAACTTGGTGGATAGACAGAACATGAGTCAAGAacaactcattacattttggggcagatccgGGAATTGTTTaaattttcttatttccttGCAAGATAGGACATTTTCGACATTTTCACCGATGTATTTTGTTTGTTCAATTTGGTTtgacttgattgaatttaaggggactgttgggtttTGGCAGAGGTATGCCATCAACTGACTGCTTCATGCCACCCTTAACTAGTTGTACTTAATAAAATGTACCCATTGGCTAACCTTTTGATGTGATGGACACATGACAACAGTGTATATTGTGCGTGTGCGCTTATCACAAAATCCTGATGGAGGATTTGTGATTTTCATCAGCAATAAGACTAAGTATTTACCTTAGTGTGAGAGTATATTCCCCCTTCACCCGACTGGAAGCATCTCGTACCAGGAATGTGCCCTCGGGCGTGTTTCTCATCATCTCATTTACTTCCTCTCTAGACAATACACAAACGACTTGGAAAGTTAAAAACACTTCAAGTTTGAGGTTGAAGAACGGAACTTATAAAGGTACAAAAGCTTCAAAAAGTAATATTTGAAAAATTTGTGACGGAAAATCAGCTAAAAGGGTTTTACAGGGAAAACATCAAATCATCAGCACACCTTATGAAAACATGCAATACCTTGAGATGTTGCCCCAGTACCAGTCTGCATGGGACAGCTGGTTGTCATCGACACTGCAGTTGCACGCTGCCATCGCTTTGGTTATGTTGTTCTTGGGTTGAAGTTCTGAGCACAGAggtcataaaaaaacataagtCACAGAAACAGATGAATTAAAAAGGAGTGATTTTATGGCTGCAGACGAGTCATATTTATAATCAATATAAGGTAACCATGTGTCCAGTTTTCAACTGAGCAGGATTGTCTATCTTAACCTACATCTCCCTTTGTCCCCTTTTCACACATGATATaacaatgtttgtgttgatcAGCAGACTTCAACTGGAAGGATTCAAAGCACTGTCTGTGTATTGGTTAATAGTCCCCCAGGCATATAACCTACAAGGCTaaagttttgatttaaaaaagacaaagttaCAAAATAGGAGAAGCAGTAAATAGGTTAGAAATATGAAGGATGCTAAAATAAGGGACAGTAGTAGGTGCTAATGGTCAACACAGAGCATAcattataaatgttttcttgaTTAAATATGTTACAAAAGATATACTGCAGTTCTAAGCTAAGCAGGGTTAGTGATGTCGGAGCATACCTCCTTCCTTGGCTAAGTTGTTTTTCAGGGCAGGATACACATCCTCATGATCAACGAGCGAAGAAAGATCCTGCAGAGAGGCTGTCAGGGCACGGGACTGAGCCTCGCTGTCATTTTGACCCAACTCTGGCTCCGAAAACTCTGAAACATCAAGCATACGACGTCCCAGTGTTACCCCTGATGTCAGTTCAGGCCAGTCTGCATGTGGCTATCTGCACTTTGTGGCTGGCTGTTCAGCACACACTGCTGGCCCACTGACAAGGCCTCAAGAGGGAGATACCGTTGTGTTGCTCAGCCTTGCACCATGTTGGGAGACTCTGTCCAGACTAGTCTGCTGACAGGTGACACTGTCTGACTGCCTAAAATACCAGAACTGGCACTCCTCAACACTCGGGCACAGTCAGCCAGAGTCATTGCTGCTTAGTGCCCGACCTCGCCTTGCCTCGCCTTGCTTAACAAACAACAGCTGTCTGCAGAGAGATGCCATGTGGGCCTGAAGGACCGGAGCTGATACGGCaccatttctgtttgtgtttattgtccATATGTGAGTCAATGTGGCTTTAGGGAAGTTTGGAAAGGCGATAACCTGTCAGTCAAGCATTTTCTGAAAGCATTGCATTTCTGTGtgaattgtttgtgtttcccgGTATGTGTCTTTGCACACAAGCGCTGGTGCACATGTGTATCAAGAGGCATGTTGTTGGCGATGAATGTAATTCATCCCTTCAGCATTTGTTATGGCATGCCTGGAGATGCATTAAATTGCTGCTGGGTGCGCAGTTTTATGTTGGAGGAATCATATGAATGCTGTCATAAGATTAGAAAGGGTTGACACTCATTAACATAGGCCCTTGAAACTGTCAAATCTCAGCTGGTATAGAAACCTGAGAACAGCTCTACACCATCAGCCAAACCCTACAGGAAATACTGCTGATTTGATTgcaaagtaaatgaaaaaagtaaGTGATTCATACTACTAGAATACTAACTGGGTTGTAAGTTCTTTGTATTGATTAGATATTTCTTACTGCAATGGTTTTGCTATTTTCAAttcctttgttttgttgtaaagACCAAGAGATTTGGGTAAAAGGCAAAGAGATTGATATTTTTCAAATTCCATTCAAATGAGTAAAActattgtaaaatgtatttcttgttGCTTAGATGTTGCCCATTCTCTTGACTGTTGAAAGATTAAATTTAGGATAAACCAACATGAGGACCAGCTAGAAAGGGAGAAAAGTGAGCTTTTTGAAGCAAGCAAAGAGGGAAAATCAATCAGACACTGGGCATAGCAAATTCAACAATTTACGAATgctctgaaagaaaaagaaactacTGTTTAAACTGAGCAACAGACCTCACACAGGTCAGCCGAGGACAACAACAGCGAGTGATGACCGAAACATTGTGAGAGGTGTGAAGAAAAACCCCAAAGCAACAGTCATTACCACCCGTCTCAATGGAGCAGGGGTGAAGGGTTTTCATTTAACCCTTTGAGACTTTGAGAGCAGAAATATAGAGGCCATGCAAAAAGATGCAAACAACTTGTCAGCAATAAGAATCAGAAGGTCAGATTTGCAAAGAAGCAAAAAGATTATCTGCAAGTTTCATGGACTGATGAAACCTATTCCACGGTAATGGAAAGAGCAAAGAGTCGAGCAAGACAGGATCTGCTCATGGTCCAAAACACACAAGCTCCTCTGTGACGCACGGTGGAGTTGGTGTCATGGCTGCTCAGGAACAGGCTCACTAATATTTATTGATGATATAATCCCGTGTTCGGATTCTGATGGTAGCAACAGAATGTCTACAGAAACATTTTGTCTGCCTACgtacagagaaaaagagatccAAACTTAGTAATAGCAACCAAAACACACAGCTAACACGGCAATGAACAAGAAAGGTttagactgactgactgattctgAAGGAAGAATGCAACAGTTTTGAAATGTTAGTGAGTAGCAGGCTTGATGCACAAATTGCAAGCAAAGGTTATTAAACACATTATGGAATGGAATTAATGTCTATCTGTCCCTTTACTCTTGCTCACCAAAAATGGGGTGTTCTGATACAAAAGGTTCTATGTCCTAATTTGTCAAACAtagatgtaaataaaatatattcatcTTTTGATCTTATACTCAAATCTCCTCAGTGTACAAAAAAGCAAAGGAGTATCATCACAGCAAATTAAcatagaaaaaaatatcaatttattttgtGCATACAGACAAGAAATTTGAAAATCTGCTTTCTTGCACAAATATATAGGTAAAATATAAGAGATCCAAAACTCTTTCACAGTTATTGTTTTTTGATAAAGCACATTTAATGTTACCTTGATCTGCTGGTGAATGCTCAGGCCTAGCAGCCATGGACATGTCTGTTGGCTGCTGGGATTGGTTAAGgggtgatgacatcatcacaggaAATACAGATGGGCGCTGAGGATTATCTCCCATATGGACGTTGCTCTCCTTGATGACCACAGTCTTGTCCCTGAGGTGGAGGGATGCTAGCGATGGTATTGGGAAATCAGCTGATTGGAGCTTGTCCTCCTCTGTGCAGTCGTTGCTGTTGACTGGTCTGAGCTGGAAATCCTCTTCTGCCATTTGTACAAAACAGACTGAATAGTCCAGCTGGGCTTTATTGGGGtggtgaagcagcaggaggcaaAATGCTGCAGTGCTGTTGATCACATACTATCAGCTAACAGTTACATTCATGGCGGAGGATAAGGAAGGTGACGGTGCAGAATTCATGGCTGCCCTGTGTTGTGGTGGTAAAGCACGTTCCTCAGCCTAAACTCCTGGTTTAACCACATCACGCAACAGAGTGATGACATTGCCACtagatttgatattttccttAATATTCTGGGGGAGTTTTCTGTATTCAAGCACCTCTTTGCTTCAGAGTCAGTGGCTTTAACGGGTTCACACCCTGGAGCTGATGGTGCTAGTTATTGAGCTGTAAACCCACGAGAGAGCGATGGACTGAAGCAGGACTCATTCCTCGTCAAGGACATCACCTCAATGTCAGAGGACCTGAAACAGAAAAGCCACAAACTTATCAACATAGTAGAATGTGAAGATTATTGAATCCATGCCCTGCAGGTTACAAGGTCTGTATTATCACCCCTATCAGCCCTATCCCCCAACACTACTGATGTACAGTGTCGTCATAGTTATTTAGGGGCAGCGAACCCCTTGTTTTGAACCATTCCATGCTTAACTTCCTGCCCAGTGAAATAACGATAAATAAAAACCCTTAACACTGTCAATCTAAGCAGCTGTAGGGCTTCCTGCAAAACAGACTGAAATGAATGCTGAGTTTTTAAGGTAATGAGTTACACAACTACGCTGCTGCACTGTTATGCAattgattacaaaaaaaatcatgtggaaaacaaaaactcatTTTGTAAATAT
Proteins encoded in this region:
- the LOC118120902 gene encoding phosphatidylinositol 3-kinase regulatory subunit gamma, yielding MAEEDFQLRPVNSNDCTEEDKLQSADFPIPSLASLHLRDKTVVIKESNVHMGDNPQRPSVFPVMMSSPLNQSQQPTDMSMAARPEHSPADQEFSEPELGQNDSEAQSRALTASLQDLSSLVDHEDVYPALKNNLAKEGELQPKNNITKAMAACNCSVDDNQLSHADWYWGNISREEVNEMMRNTPEGTFLVRDASSRVKGEYTLTLRKDGSNRLIKIFHHGGKYGFSEPLAFSSVVHLIQYYQNKSLAQYNSKLDIRLLYPISRYQQQQDVMEVDIDAVGEQLRIFQDRYKEKSKEYDHLFEEFNKTSQDLQSKRTAIEAFSEIIRIFEEECETQERYSKEYINMFLTLHSSTETDKYASKYHHALHSLSIYSKLLTFTEFEADIKLTRKSLIIVPWWKIRDQYLLWLTQHGTRQSQINDWLGIRTEEEDLYTLADDAHQEERSWYVGGMRRKEAEELLKGRRDGTFLIRDSQTQRGSFACSVVADGEVKHCVIYRTSTGFGFAEPYNLYSSLRELVLHYRHTSLIQHNQQLNVTLAWPALSQQPS